A genomic segment from Xiphophorus maculatus strain JP 163 A chromosome 6, X_maculatus-5.0-male, whole genome shotgun sequence encodes:
- the chd8 gene encoding chromodomain-helicase-DNA-binding protein 8 isoform X2, which translates to MADPIMDLFEDTPLFSLDSLPDDSFSHGSSDPVEEALKLALGQAVPTGDPESAPDLAISSSLGVPVAAPVIPDPAPVHVPTQQPVPAAPVQTVSVAQAVDAGAAAFITSAPTPVETVPQMQAQTTISVASNASGASSSTVLLSSPLTVSSSPATTTTATTQQLTQITHQLTPQQLAAITQQAGGKIVILKGPQGQAQVLQAVSGTAGQAGGKVIRLLSGTPFKPGMSILQGGTVLNQASPGQTQVKVGAAGVQRLLQSANGPVKQVLLTSMPQQTQGQTVQVQIPAQAQMAQGQTTVQVQPQPQTAQIQLQPQAQIQVQPQGQAAQTQGQVQLQPAMQGQTQGGEAKRITLVLQQPSQSGSAAPAGQAVTAQQQVAPGGQQQPTQAPARLVLGQLPSGKLVLQGSQLAALTQARAAGQAEGQPKVLTIQLQVQQQPNQQGGVKYQLVSGAGGTGSPQVLQISQGQGGQRVAVPLKMLLQPQTSSATSSGGTVSVVKVINPSTAAPSATTTTPSQAIRITKAPGEPAAVRRVEILCKQEKANRIVAEAIARAKARGEKNLPRVLNQDELPSTQTSPEMGGTLTVVSTAKKKSSGGGSKKKSPISGGPIPKIIVGTDKKGKVVKISGGAIAVSGCAVIPGAGNKSKSKAKANTITLVGAKKRKRNASSDVSDGELSPPSPAALEDDMIMRRSNRVVKRKKYTEDLDIKITDDEDEQEDVDVTTTAAAVASISGGAAAQLKQEVELDGNGQPSMQFFVENPSEEDAAIVDKVLSMRITKKEVSPGQYTNAEEFFVKYKNYSYLHCEWATLEQLEKDKRIHQKIKRFKTKHAQMRHLFQEDEESFNPDYVEVDRILDVSHSVDKDNGEPVIYYLVKWCSLPYEDATWELKEDVDEGKVEEFGKIQNRQPRLKRSARPPASSWKKLEETREYKNGNTLREYQLEGVNWLLFNWYNRQNCILADEMGLGKTIQSITLLSEVYAAGVQGPFLVIAPLSTITNWEREFSTWTDMNAIVYHGSLASRQMIQQYEMYCKDDKGHLIPGAYKFDALITTFEMILSDCPELREISWRCVIIDEAHRLKNRNCKLLDSLKMLDLEHKVLLTGTPLQNTVEELFSLLHFLEPTQFPSEIEFLREFGDLKTEEQVQKLQSILKPMMLRRLKEDVEKNLAPKQETIIEVELTDIQKKYYRAILERNFSFLSLGANSNSNVPNLLNTMMELRKCCNHPYLINGAEEKIVAELREKYDPLAPDFHLQALIRSAGKLVLLDKLLPRLKAGGHKVLIFSQMVRCLDILEDYLINKRYLYERIDGRVRGNLRQAAIDRFSKPDSDRFVFLLCTRAGGLGINLTAADTCVIFDSDWNPQNDLQAQARCHRIGQSKAVKVYRLITRNSYEREMLDKASLKLGLDRAVLQSMSGNKDSNVNGLQQFSKKEIEDLLRKGAYAAIMDENDEGSRFCEEDIDQILQRRATTITIESEGKGSTFSKASFVASENRTDIALDDPEFWEKWAKKADIDMDSINQKNTLVIDTPRIRKQTRQYSSLRGEGGDLSDLDSDDEYPPANSRHSRSSRRSDRHSGGGYGRTDCFRVEKHLLVYGWGRWRDILAHARCKRRLSERDVETICRVILVFCLMHYRGDENIKSFIWELITPPENGREPQTLLNHSGLSIPVPRGRKGKRVKAQSTFDVQKVEWIRKYNPDTLLLDDSYRKHLKHQCNKVLLRVRMLYYLKQEVIGEHAESVLKGADIRDVDIWMPEMEQQEVPAAWWDSDADRSLLAGVFKHGYEMYTTMRADPCLCFVERVGRPDDKAIDAEQHTGDAELGDDADFDKFSEDPEFKPASRLSKDLFDEPDSMNVDDEISVEDKPVPMVTESAAVQSGVCEWPSSSSLTARLRRLITAYQRSYRQEQLKIEAEAKGDRRRRRCEQASKLKEIARQERQQRWTRREESDFYRVVSTFGVEKIKKEPGVSEEGDAEFDWTRFRTFARLDKKTDESLSRYFRSFVTMCRRVCHLPQGRGEEPSELTQTVAPITEERASRTLYRISLLRRLRERVLPHPSLEERVLLAPRSSELPAWWSMPGHDRQLMLGASLHGVSRTELSIFSDPQFTFNSARDEFIQNQQALPPPPPPPPPPIMTLSQPKSEMDLPGAKGEGADETALLFGGRIGSDLQSTPLSHHGGKAQGPDWSFKNSRERTEKIGRKGEGGSDSDSDSDSGSSSSERSGSSDDSGDSDEEVAGGGMKVRDVDEENSLLSMTPSQDSILPPEPIRVDWPKDRVLINRLDNLCHLVLSGQWPSGRRYIPEAQLNPSSELVSEDMAYTRVIRKPSSAPTGIGAEGEDGEFTVKLLKEEGLKLTFSKQALLPNGSGGESSGRKKRKDQELSELDGLHDPLERAPRRRDPPTWLKENPDYEVEGDMLELLVNRSKRKRRRRANKPLTGTEKVKVINMLTGKKVGAAFCPMLQDLKEYLEENPNIAVAPEWSETVQKSGLLPESLFHRLLTEHSEIPKKSHRRRHHHHHHHHHHHYHTPEPTPEDPTVDCIEEETLVSDGAYMMDEEDLETSHHFLTSPDFDVKMEGGDSLSQGDYDSSDQEALLDDVIMAQKDSDSSSSSDD; encoded by the exons ATGGCGGATCCCATTATGGACCTCTTCGAGGACACTCCCCTGTTCAGCCTGGACTCCCTGCCGGACGACTCCTTCTCTCACGGTTCCTCGGACCCCGTGGAGGAAGCTCTAAAGCTGGCTTTGGGGCAGGCCGTCCCGACGGGTGATCCGGAGTCCGCTCCCGACCTCGCCATCAGCTCCAGCCTCGGCGTTCCTGTAGCAGCACCGGTCATCCCGGACCCGGCCCCCGTTCACGTTCCCACCCAGCAGCCGGTGCCAGCGGCGCCCGTTCAGACTGTTTCTGTCGCCCAGGCCGTCGACGCTGGAGCGGCGGCCTTCATCACCTCAGCCCCCACCCCTGTTGAGACTGTGCCACAGATGCAGGCCCAGACTACCATCTCTGTTGCCAGCAACGCCAGCGGGGCTTCCAGTAGCACCGTCCTGCTGAGCTCACCTCTGACTGTTTCCAGCTCCCCGGCGACCACCACCACTGCCACCACGCAGCAGCTGACTCAGATAACTCACCAGCTCACGCCCCAGCAGTTAGCTGCCATCACGCAGCAAGCCGGTGGGAAAATCGTCATTCTCAAAGGTCCCCAGGGTCAGGCCCAGGTGCTGCAGGCCGTATCAGGAACCGCGGGTCAGGCCGGTGGAAAGGTCATCCGTCTGTTGTCTGGCACGCCGTTCAAGCCCGGCATGTCAATACTGCAGGGAGGTACGGTCTTAAATCAGGCCAGTCCAGGACAGACCCAGGTCAAGGTGGGGGCCGCAGGGGTGCAGCGCCTGCTGCAGTCCGCCAATGGGCCGGTCAAGCAGGTGTTGCTCACGTCCATGCCTCAGCAGACACAAGGTCAGACGGTTCAGGTGCAGATTCCAGCCCAGGCACAGATGGCTCAAGGTCAGACTACTGTCCAGGTTCAGCCTCAGCCCCAAACCGCTCAGATCCAGCTCCAACCCCAGGCCCAGATCCAGGTCCAGCCTCAAGGCCAGGCAGCTCAGACCCAGGGTCAGGTGCAGCTCCAGCCGGCCATGCAGGGCCAGACGCAG GGTGGCGAAGCAAAGCGCATCACCCTGGTTCTCCAGCAGCCGTCCCAGTCCGGCTCTGCAGCACCTGCTGGTCAAGCCGTTACCGCTCAACAGCAAGTGGCACCTGGAGGTCAACAGCAGCCAACGCAGGCCCCTGCCAGGCTGGTTCTGGGTCAGCTCCCTAGCGGCAAACTGGTGCTCCAGGGAAGCCAACTAGCGGCTCTGACCCAGGCCCGGGCTGCAGGTCAGGCCGAGGGGCAGCCCAAGGTCCTCACAATCCAGCTGCAAGTACAACAGCAGCCCAATCAACAAGGAGGAGTGAAG TACCAGTTGGTATCGGGGGCTGGCGGGACCGGCAGCCCGCAGGTGCTGCAGATTTCCCAGGGCCAAGGAGGACAGCGGGTGGCCGTACCTCTCAAAATGCTGCTGCAGCCGCAG ACAAGCTCGGCCACATCTTCCGGCGGCACCGTCTCTGTGGTGAAGGTCATCAACCCGTCGACGGCAGCCCCCTCCGCTACGACCACGACTCCATCGCAGGCCATCCGCATCACCAAGGCCCCCGGCGAGCCCGCGGCCGTCCGACGCGTGGAGATCCTCTGCAAGCAGGAGAAGGCCAATCGAATAGTGGCGGAGGCCATCGCTCGGGCCAAAGCACGCGGCGAGAAGAACCTGCCCAGAGTCCTGAATCAGGACGAGCTTCCGTCTACGCAAACCTCCCCGGAGATGGGAGGGACTTTGACTGTTGTCTCAActgctaaaaagaaaagcagcggTGGGgggagcaaaaagaaaagtccCATATCTGGAGGACCGATACCCAAAATCATTGTGGGGACCGACAAGAAGGGCAAAGTGGTGAAAATATCAGGAGGAGCGATTGCAGTGAGCGGCTGCGCAGTTATACCCGGAGCTGGAAACAAAAGCAAGAGCAAGGCTAAAGCAAA CACTATTACCCTGGTAGgagcaaagaaaagaaagagaaatgcGTCTTCAGACGTCTCTGATGGGGAGCTGAGCCCACCTTCACCTGCCGCACTGGAGGACGACATGATTATG AGGCGCTCCAACCGGGTGGTGAAGAGGAAGAAGTACACGGAGGACTTGGATATTAAGATAACGGACGATGAGGACGAGCAGGAAGACGTGGATGTTACCACGACTGCAGCCGCCGTGGCCTCCATCAGCGGCGGGGCGGCAGCTcagctgaaacaggaagtggagctcGATGGCAACGGACAGCCCAGCATGCAGTTTTTTGTG gagaATCCGAGTGAGGAAGATGCCGCCATCGTAGATAAAGTCTTGTCAATGAGGATAACTAagaaagaa gTTTCCCCAGGCCAGTATACTAATGCCGAGGAGTTCtttgttaaatacaaaaacta TTCATACCTGCACTGTGAGTGGGCCACGCTGGAGCAGCTGGAGAAAGACAAGAGGATCCATCAAAAGATCAAGAGATTCAAGACCAAACACGCTCAGATGAGGCATTTGTTCCAGGAG GACGAGGAGTCTTTTAACCCAGACTACGTGGAGGTGGACAGGATCCTCGACGTGTCCCACAGCGTGGACAAAGACAACGGCGAG CCCGTCATCTACTACCTGGTGAAGTGGTGCTCTCTGCCTTATGAAGACGCTACTTGGGAGCTAAAGGAAGACGTCGACGAGGGGAAAGTTGAAGAGTTCGGCAAAATCCAAAACAGACAGCCTCGCCTAAAGAGATCG GCGCGGCCTCCTGCCAGCTCATGGAAAAAGTTAGAGGAAACCCGAGAGTACAAGAACGGCAACACACTAAGAGAGTATCAGCTGGAAGGAGTCAACTGGCTTCTCTTCAACTGGTACAACAG GCAGAACTGCATCCTGGCAGACGAGATGGGTCTGGGGAAGACCATCCAGTCCATCACGCTGCTGTCCGAAGTGTACGCCGCCGGAGTACAAGGCCCCTTCCTGGTCATCGCTCCGCTCTCCACCATCACCAACTGGGAAAGGGAGTTCTCCACCTGGACCGACATGAACGCCATTGTGTACCATGGAAGCCTCGCCAGCCGGCAGATGATCCAGCAGTATGAGATGTACTGCAAAGACGACAAG gGACATTTAATTCCAGGTGCGTACAAGTTTGACGCCCTCATCACGACCTTCGAGATGATTCTCTCGGACTGCCCCGAGCTGAGGGAGATCTCGTGGCGCTGCGTCATCATCGATGAGGCTCACCGGCTAAAAAACCGAAACTGCAAACTGTTGGACAGTTTGAAGATGCTCGACCTG GAACACAAAGTGCTGTTGACCGGCACGCCTCTTCAGAACACCGTGGAGGAGCTTTTCAGCCTACTTCACTTCCTGGAGCCAACTCAGTTCCCGTCTGAAATCGAATTCCTCCGAGAGTTTGGAGACCTCAAAACTGAGGAGCAG GTTCAGAAACTCCAGTCCATTTTAAAACCTATGATGTTGCGGAGACTCAAAGAAGATGTGGAGAAGAACTTGGCACCCAAGCAGGAGACCATTATTGAG GTTGAGTTGACTGATATCCAGAAGAAGTACTACCGGGCCATTCTGGAGAGGAACTTCAGCTTCCTGAGTTTAGGAGCCAACAGTAACAGCAACGTCCCCAATCTGCTCAACACGATGATGGAGCTCCGAAAGTGCTGCAACCACCCCTACCTCATTAATG GTGCCGAAGAGAAGATCGTGGCGGAGTTGCGGGAGAAGTACGACCCCCTGGCCCCGGACTTTCATTTGCAGGCCCTAATTCGGTCCGCCGGCAAACTGGTGCTACTTGATAAACTGCTGCCTCGGCTCAAGGCCGGCGGCCACAAAGTGCTCATCTTCTCCCAGATGGTGCGCTGCTTAGACATTCTAGAGGACTACCTCATCAACAAGAG ATACCTTTACGAGAGAATTGATGGAAGAGTTCGTGGGAACCTGCGACAGGCAGCCATCGATCGGTTCAGCAAGCCGGATTCGGATCGCTTCGTCTTCCTCCTTTGTACTCGTGCTGGCGGTCTGGGTATTAACCTGACCGCCGCTGACACCTGTGTCATATTTGACTCTGACTGGAACCCTCAAAACGACCTGCAG GCCCAAGCAAGATGCCATCGTATCGGCCAGTCGAAGGCAGTCAAGGTCTACCGCCTCATCACCAGGAATTCCTATGAGAGGGAAATGCTGGACAAAGCGAGTCTGAAACTCGGTCTGGACCGTGCTGTTCTACAAAGCATGAGCGGCAACAAGGACAGCAACGTCAACGGG CTCCAGCAGTTCTCCAAGAAGGAAATCGAGGACCTTTTGAGGAAAGGAGCTTACGCCGCCATCATGGATGAAAACGACGAAGGCAGTAGGTTCTGCGAGGAAGACATTGACCAGATCCTTCAGCGGCGAGCCACCACAATTACTATCGAGAGCGAAGGCAAAGGTTCCACGTTCTCTAAAGCCAGCTTCGTCGCATCTGAGAACCGCACCGACATCGCCCTGGACGACCCCGAGTTCTGGGAGAAGTGGGCCAAGAAAGCCGACATCGACATGGATTCCATTAATCAGAAG AACACACTTGTGATCGACACTCCCAGGATCCGGAAGCAGACGCGCCAGTACTCCAGTTTGCGAGGCGAAGGAGGAGACCTGTCGGATTTGGACAGCGACGACGAGTATCCGCCTGCCAATTCAAGACACTCCAGATCTTCTCGCCGCTCAGACCGCCACAGCGGGGGAGGTTACGGCCGTACCGACTGTTTCCGGGTGGAGAAACACCTCCTTGTCTATgg ATGGGGCCGCTGGAGGGACATCTTGGCCCACGCCAGATGTAAGCGACGTCTGAGCGAACGTGACGTAGAAACCATCTGCCGTGTCATTCTGGTGTTTTGTCTAATGCACTATCGTGGCGACGAGAACATAAAGAGTTTCATTTGGGAGCTCATAACGCCACCGGAGAATGGCCGAGAACCCCAAACACTACTAAATCACTCTG GCCTTTCTATCCCTGTTCCAAGAGGCAGGAAAGGTAAGAGGGTCAAAGCTCAGAGCACGTTCGATGTTCAGAAGGTGGAGTGGATCCGCAAGTACAACCCCGACACCCTGCTGCTCGACGACAGCTACCGCAAACACCTGAAGCACCAGTGCAACAA AGTGTTGCTCAGGGTCCGTATGCTCTACTACCTGAAGCAGGAGGTCATAGGTGAACATGCAGAGTCTGTCCTGAAGGGGGCTGACATTAG GGATGTCGACATCTGGATGCCGGAGATGGAGCAGCAGGAGGTGCCTGCAGCTTGGTGGGACTCTGACGCAGACCGCTCTCTGCTCGCTGGCGTCTTCAAACATG GTTATGAGATGTACACTACCATGCGGGCCGATCCCTGCCTCTGCTTCGTGGAGAGAGTCGGTCGGCCAGACGACAAGGCCATCGATGCTGAGCAGCACACTGGGGACGCCGAGCTTGGAGACGA TGCCGACTTTGACAAGTTCTCAGAGGATCCAGAGTTCAAGCCAGCGTCCAGACTCTCCAAAGATCTTTTTGATGAG CCTGACTCTATGAACGTGGATGATGAGATCTCGGTGGAGGACAAGCCGGTACCGATGGTCACGGAAAGCGCAGCCGTCCAGAGCGGCGTGTGCGAGTGGCCTTCGAGCTCTTCGCTGACGGCGCGGTTGAGGCGGCTGATCACGGCGTACCAACGCAGCTACAGACAGGAGCAGCTGAAGATCGAAGCCGAGGCCAAAGGGGATCGCCGGCGGAGGCGCTGCGAACAGGCCAGCAAACTGAAGGAAATCGCACGGCAGGAACGACAGCAGCG GTGGACGCGGAGAGAAGAGAGCGACTTCTACCGCGTGGTCTCCACGTTTGGAGTGGAGAAGATCAAGAAGGAGCCGGGTGTCTCAGAGGAGGGGGATGCGGAGTTTGATTGGACGCGTTTCCGAACTTTTGCCCGTCTGGATAAAAAAACCGATGAGAGCCTCAGTCGATACTTCCGTTCATTCGTCACGATGTGCCGGAGAGTGTGCCACCTCCCCCAAGGCCGTGGTGAAG AGCCGTCAGAGCTGACTCAGACTGTGGCTCCCATCACAGAGGAACGTGCCTCCCGCACGCTGTACCGCATCAGCCTCCTGCGGCGCCTTCGCGAGCGCGTCCTGCCCCACCCCTCCCTGGAGGAGCGCGTCCTCCTGGCGCCGCGCAGCTCCGAGCTGCCTGCCTGGTGGAGCATGCCGGGCCACGACCGGCAGCTGATGCTCGGCGCCTCGCTCCACGGCGTCAGCCGCACCGAGCTCTCCATCTTCTCCGACCCGCAGTTCACCTTCAACTCCGCTCGCGACGAGTTCATCCAGAACCAGCAGGCTTTGCcgccacctccacctcctcctcctccgcccaTCATGACGCTTAGCCAGCCCAAGTCTGAGATGGACTTACCTGGAGCGAAGGGGGAGGGGGCCGACGAGACCGCCCTACTGTTTGGAGGGAGAATCGGTAGCGACCTGCAGAGCACGCCCTTGAGTCACCATGGCGGCAAAGCACAGGGTCCAGACTGGAGCTTCAAAAACAGCAgggaaagaacagaaaaaattgGAAGGAAAGGCGAGGGAGGGTCCGATTCGGATTCAGACTCCGACTCGGGCTCATCGTCCTCAGAGCGATCCGGTAGCAGCGACGACAGCGGAGACAGTGACGAGGAAGTAGCAGGAG GGGGCATGAAGGTAAGAGATGTGGATGAAGAAAACAGTCTGCTCTCCATGACTCCATCTCAAGACAGCATACTTCCAcctgagccaatcagagtcgACTGGCCTAAG gaccgCGTGCTGATCAACCGCCTGGACAACTTGTGTCACCTGGTGCTGTCGGGTCAGTGGCCCTCGGGGCGGCGCTACATCCCAGAAGCCCAGCTCAACCCAAGCTCCGAGCTGGTGAGCGAGGACATGGCGTACACCCGGGTCATCCGGAAACCCAGCAGCGCACCGACCGGCATCGGGGCGGAGGGAGAGGACGGAGAGTTCACCGTAAAACTCCTCAAG GAGGAGGGTCTGAAGCTGACGTTCTCCAAGCAGGCTCTGCTGCCCAACGGGTCAGGGGGAGAGAGCAGCGGGCGCAAGAAACGCAAAGACCAAGAG CTATCGGAGTTAGACGGCCTCCATGACCCACTGGAGCGTGCTCCTCGACGAAGGGACCCCCCCACGTGGTTGAAAGAGAATCCAGATTATGAGGTGGAAGGAGACATGTTGGAG CTGCTGGTGAACAGGAgtaagaggaagaggaggaggcgaGCGAATAAACCCCTTACAGGCACTGAAAAGGTCAAGGTCATCAACATGCTGACGGGAAAGAAG